In the Microcaecilia unicolor chromosome 10, aMicUni1.1, whole genome shotgun sequence genome, one interval contains:
- the LOC115478385 gene encoding zonadhesin-like, translating to MDCPPNSRYSKCMTACPASCSDLAAPSDCDMPCLEGCECLPGYVFSGFSCVPYKECGCTYLNKYYKAGERFTTDDCSQTCVCTESSTVNCQRTLCSPQEICTIANLTRGCYISGPCLENPCENGGECIEKTVNAENKTMYCQCPETHGGTFCEAEKPKGEPFNPTIYIVVGTMLAVILLCTITGLVLWRCNARRKKKNSQGSDYFVNDTESTSNSSIYQEADWAVNAAYVEE from the exons ATGGACTGTCCTCCTAACAGTAGATACAGCAAATGCATGACTGCTTGCCCTGCCTCATGCAGTGATCTGGCCGCTCCCTCGGACTGTGACATGCCTTGTCTGGAAGGCTGTGAATGCCTCCCCGGATATGTTTTCAGCGGCTTCAGCTGTGTGCCATACAAAGAGTGTGGCTGTACTTATCTCAATAAGTACTACAAG gcTGGAGAAAGGTTTACCACAGATGACTGCTCTCAGACATGTGTTTGTACAGAAAGCTCTACTGTCAACTGTCAGAGGACTCTGTGTTCTCCACAAGAAATTTGCACCATCGCAAATCTCACACGTGGCTGCTATATTT CTGGCCCCTGCCTGGAAAATCCATGTGAAAATGGAGGTGAATGTATTGAAAAAACTGTGAATGCCGAAAACAAGACCATGTATTGTCAATGCCCAGAGACACATGGAGGTACTTTCTGTGAAGCTGAAAAGCCAAAAG GAGAACCATTTAATCCAACTATCTACATTGTTGTGGGCACTATGCTTGCTGTCATCCTCCTCTGCACCATCACAGGACTGGTCCTATGGAGGTGCAATGCCAG gaggaagaagaaaaattCTCAGGGATCAGATTACTTTGTGAATGATACAGAAAGCACATCAAACTCCAGCATCTACCAAGAAGCAGATTGGGCAGTCAACGCTGCATATGTTGAAGAATGA